A stretch of Spirochaetota bacterium DNA encodes these proteins:
- a CDS encoding methyltransferase: protein MNTQYKEVVAEIKEILKEGLCVGITQEGEEVFTRYAIPNEKVKLKIVKPNLRYGEIVEILQPSPIRQEAYCKFFGECGGCDLQMLPYNEQLNYKRKLLIEEFSRLPNFDESFIEPVIPSPSEFHYRNSVMFRVNPKKRKIGFLKRDTNIVIDIDECKIASEGINYALKKVKEQENFPQHVFRVRSNLAGDVVVNQIQTDHFEDRSISEEINVDGITYTFRISRESFFQVNSYVIPLWLKVIREVILNSKYDKSKCLDLYCGVGLISLFVSNIFGEVLGVEISKTSVDDAMFNIQTNGVRNVKVIQSDVGKILPSLDIPEIVIVNPSRVGIEENVVRFINQNCLLRSNPKMVIYSSCNYETQVRDVKILYEAGYRITKVIPFDMFPQTHHIEVVAILENT from the coding sequence ATGAATACCCAGTATAAGGAAGTAGTAGCAGAAATCAAAGAAATCCTTAAAGAAGGACTATGCGTAGGTATAACACAAGAGGGAGAAGAAGTATTCACAAGATACGCAATACCAAACGAAAAGGTAAAACTCAAGATTGTTAAACCAAATTTGAGATATGGGGAGATCGTAGAAATATTACAACCATCACCTATTAGGCAGGAAGCATATTGCAAATTCTTTGGAGAGTGTGGGGGGTGTGATCTTCAAATGCTTCCATATAACGAGCAACTTAACTATAAAAGAAAACTACTCATTGAAGAATTTTCAAGACTACCAAATTTTGATGAAAGTTTCATAGAACCAGTAATTCCATCACCTAGTGAGTTTCATTACAGGAATAGCGTAATGTTTAGAGTGAATCCGAAAAAGAGAAAGATAGGTTTTCTCAAGAGGGATACAAATATCGTGATAGATATTGACGAATGTAAGATTGCATCTGAAGGTATAAACTACGCGCTCAAAAAAGTGAAAGAACAAGAAAACTTTCCTCAACATGTCTTTAGAGTAAGAAGCAACCTTGCTGGTGATGTTGTCGTTAATCAGATACAGACAGATCACTTTGAAGATAGAAGTATTAGTGAAGAGATAAATGTGGATGGTATTACTTATACATTTAGGATTTCAAGAGAGAGCTTCTTCCAAGTGAATAGTTATGTCATACCTCTGTGGTTGAAGGTGATAAGAGAAGTGATTCTGAATTCAAAATACGATAAAAGTAAGTGTTTGGATTTGTATTGTGGTGTTGGACTGATATCACTATTCGTGAGCAACATCTTTGGAGAGGTTTTAGGTGTTGAGATAAGTAAAACTTCAGTGGATGACGCCATGTTCAACATTCAGACTAACGGAGTAAGGAATGTTAAGGTGATACAAAGCGATGTTGGAAAGATATTACCAAGTTTAGATATACCAGAAATAGTTATCGTCAATCCATCAAGGGTAGGTATTGAAGAGAATGTAGTTAGGTTTATAAACCAAAACTGTCTACTAAGGAGTAATCCGAAAATGGTTATCTACTCTTCTTGTAATTACGAAACACAAGTTAGAGACGTGAAGATACTGTATGAAGCGGGATACAGGATAACCAAAGTTATACCTTTTGATATGTTTCCACAGACACACCACATAGAAGTTGTTGCTATTCTTGAAAATACCTAG
- the thrS gene encoding threonine--tRNA ligase, protein MKAKELIKNFDRPSEIVGFKIGDSYIDLLSEIDYTDSLYPIYQSMDEYYEFVRHTAAHTMAQAIQRIYGIKNVKLAIGPTIENGFYYDIDLDRPISEDDLPRIEEEMKRIIKDDLPLEKLIITKEEALKIFKELNQDYKIELINEIDEPTVSIYKQGEFVDLCRGPHVERTGMIPLDAFKLVSVAGAYWRGDERNKMLQRVYGVLFRTKEELDRYIWQVEEAKKRDHRKLGRELKMFLFSDESPAIPFWLPNGMFIKNTLVSYMRELLYENGYVEIQTPMIMRKELWERSGHWHNYRENMYVSFAGDEEIKGEPNWAVKPMSCPGSIVVFKSEIRSYKDLPIRLLEFGNVHRYERAGVLHGLLRVRGFTQDDAHIFLTPEQIKEETIKVIRLVDTVYKKFDFDYKVELSTKPEKYIGTDEMWEVATNGLKDALDDIGINYEIREGEGAFYGPKIDFHLKDAIGRTHQCGTIQLDMALPERFDVNYIGEDGKQHRVVMIHRAIYGSLERFIGILIEHYGGKFPLWLSPVQVIILPVSEKFIDYAERVESILKTNKLRVNIDRDNEKLNFKIRRAQLEKIPYMLIVGQKEKETQTISVRSRDKGDMGVMNIEGFISMVSQEL, encoded by the coding sequence ATGAAAGCAAAAGAATTGATCAAAAATTTTGATAGACCTTCGGAAATAGTAGGTTTCAAGATAGGAGATAGTTATATAGACCTTCTGTCCGAAATAGACTACACAGATTCTTTATATCCTATATATCAAAGCATGGATGAATACTATGAGTTTGTTAGACATACTGCTGCGCATACTATGGCACAGGCTATCCAGAGAATATATGGAATTAAGAATGTTAAACTCGCCATAGGACCTACGATTGAAAATGGATTTTACTACGATATTGACCTAGATAGACCAATCTCTGAAGATGACCTTCCGAGGATAGAGGAAGAGATGAAAAGAATAATAAAAGATGACCTACCTTTAGAAAAACTAATTATTACAAAAGAAGAAGCATTAAAAATTTTCAAAGAACTCAATCAAGACTACAAGATAGAACTTATAAACGAAATAGATGAACCAACAGTTTCAATTTACAAGCAAGGTGAATTCGTTGATCTTTGTAGAGGACCTCATGTAGAGAGAACAGGTATGATACCCTTGGATGCTTTCAAACTTGTTAGTGTTGCAGGTGCTTACTGGAGAGGGGATGAAAGAAACAAAATGCTTCAGAGAGTCTATGGTGTATTATTTAGAACAAAGGAAGAACTTGATAGATATATTTGGCAAGTTGAAGAAGCAAAGAAACGAGATCATAGAAAACTCGGCAGAGAATTGAAAATGTTTCTATTTTCCGATGAATCACCCGCTATACCTTTCTGGTTACCAAACGGAATGTTTATTAAAAACACCCTTGTCTCTTATATGAGAGAACTGTTGTATGAAAACGGGTATGTTGAGATCCAGACACCTATGATTATGCGAAAAGAACTTTGGGAGAGGTCAGGACATTGGCATAACTACCGAGAAAATATGTATGTTTCTTTCGCTGGTGATGAAGAAATAAAAGGAGAACCAAACTGGGCCGTCAAACCTATGAGTTGCCCTGGTAGTATAGTGGTTTTCAAATCTGAAATTAGATCCTACAAGGACCTTCCTATCAGGTTGCTTGAGTTTGGGAATGTTCATAGATACGAGAGAGCAGGAGTGCTACACGGTCTTCTGAGGGTAAGAGGTTTTACTCAAGACGACGCTCATATATTCCTAACGCCTGAACAGATAAAGGAAGAAACGATAAAAGTTATAAGACTTGTTGATACTGTATACAAAAAGTTTGACTTTGACTACAAGGTTGAATTATCAACCAAACCTGAAAAATATATAGGAACAGATGAAATGTGGGAAGTTGCTACTAATGGTTTGAAGGATGCACTTGATGATATTGGAATAAACTATGAGATACGAGAGGGAGAAGGTGCTTTTTATGGACCAAAGATAGATTTTCACCTGAAGGATGCTATCGGTAGAACGCATCAATGTGGAACTATACAGTTAGATATGGCTTTGCCTGAAAGATTTGATGTAAATTATATCGGTGAGGATGGTAAGCAACATAGGGTTGTGATGATACACAGAGCGATATATGGTAGTCTTGAGAGATTCATTGGAATACTGATTGAGCATTATGGCGGTAAGTTTCCACTATGGTTGTCACCAGTCCAGGTCATAATATTACCTGTTTCAGAAAAATTTATTGACTATGCAGAGAGAGTTGAAAGTATCCTAAAAACTAACAAACTTAGAGTAAATATTGACAGAGACAACGAGAAACTAAACTTCAAGATAAGAAGAGCACAGTTAGAAAAAATACCTTACATGCTGATAGTCGGTCAGAAGGAGAAAGAAACACAAACAATCTCAGTAAGGTCAAGAGACAAGGGTGATATGGGGGTTATGAACATTGAAGGCTTTATCAGCATGGTTAGTCAAGAGTTATAG
- a CDS encoding HAD hydrolase-like protein — MSYKKPYLILYDIDGTLVRLDKTGRWIYQKALCEVLGKEVSIESIDWIGTTDIEIIHKVIEENGFSGRDSVRKMYQVFERITYLFREIIRNSPQSITILPFAYETSEWTYNNYYNCLLTGNIREVAYMKLSPFGLDKFFPVGSFGDEKKERAKLVPIALNRASEYYKISFEKVFIVGDSHRDIIAAKENGIPSIIVTTGKMKKEELEKYTPDYIIPSLKELPDILLNHC, encoded by the coding sequence ATGTCCTATAAAAAACCATACCTTATACTTTACGATATTGATGGCACATTAGTAAGGCTTGATAAAACAGGACGCTGGATTTATCAGAAGGCACTATGTGAGGTTTTGGGAAAGGAAGTATCAATTGAGTCAATTGATTGGATAGGAACGACCGATATTGAGATAATACATAAAGTTATTGAAGAAAACGGTTTTAGCGGTAGGGACTCGGTTAGAAAAATGTATCAAGTTTTTGAGAGAATCACCTACTTATTTAGAGAAATAATTCGCAATTCTCCCCAATCAATCACTATACTGCCCTTCGCATACGAAACCTCTGAATGGACCTACAACAACTACTATAACTGTCTTCTAACTGGAAACATAAGAGAAGTTGCGTATATGAAATTATCACCATTTGGTCTTGATAAGTTCTTCCCTGTAGGTTCGTTCGGAGACGAGAAGAAGGAAAGAGCAAAATTAGTTCCGATAGCACTTAATAGAGCATCCGAATACTATAAGATATCATTTGAAAAAGTTTTCATAGTCGGAGATTCGCATAGAGATATAATAGCAGCAAAAGAGAATGGCATCCCATCCATAATTGTAACAACAGGTAAGATGAAAAAGGAAGAACTTGAAAAATATACCCCTGACTATATAATACCATCTCTGAAAGAATTACCAGATATCCTATTAAATCATTGCTAA
- a CDS encoding 5-(carboxyamino)imidazole ribonucleotide synthase, whose amino-acid sequence MLDVAIGILGGGQLAKMTAQEARKMGIRVYVLDPTPYSPSEMVAEQIVGDFRNAEDIRRLAEVSDVITYDIESVETSVLYNYRDKVFPSPEILDIIQDKYKQKEFLKKNNIPTPDFYLIEDINSLSAFPSVQKARRGGYDGRGVFVIRSKDDIPNAIKSPFYIEEFIEIDKELAVMVARNRNGETKVFPVVEMVFNPKGNILDFLLAPARVSEKVEKTIKEIAIETIIAFNGVGIFGIEFFLSKDGRILVNEIAPRPHNSGHYTIEACATSQFEQHVRAVLGLPLGSTELLTPAVMINLLGEKDYYGKPIYEGIEEVLKIEGVYVHIYGKYETFPFRKMGHITIIDKNIDSLLDKARYVKDIVRVRGVRYEGRNNNG is encoded by the coding sequence ATGCTAGATGTTGCGATAGGTATTCTAGGTGGTGGGCAACTTGCGAAGATGACTGCACAAGAAGCGAGGAAAATGGGTATAAGAGTTTATGTTCTTGACCCTACTCCTTACTCACCTTCCGAAATGGTAGCAGAGCAGATTGTAGGAGATTTTAGAAATGCTGAAGACATAAGAAGACTTGCCGAAGTATCCGATGTTATAACCTACGATATTGAGAGCGTTGAAACTTCAGTATTGTACAACTACAGAGACAAAGTTTTCCCATCACCAGAAATACTTGATATAATACAAGACAAGTATAAGCAGAAGGAGTTTCTAAAGAAGAACAACATTCCAACACCAGATTTCTATCTAATTGAAGATATAAATTCCTTAAGTGCTTTCCCTTCTGTACAGAAGGCAAGAAGAGGAGGATATGACGGTAGAGGTGTCTTCGTAATAAGAAGTAAGGATGATATTCCCAACGCTATAAAATCCCCATTCTATATTGAAGAGTTTATTGAGATAGACAAAGAACTTGCTGTAATGGTTGCTAGAAATAGAAATGGTGAAACCAAAGTCTTTCCTGTCGTTGAAATGGTCTTTAACCCAAAAGGTAATATTCTTGACTTCCTATTAGCACCTGCTAGAGTATCCGAGAAGGTTGAGAAAACGATAAAGGAGATAGCGATTGAAACTATAATTGCGTTTAACGGAGTTGGGATATTTGGTATAGAATTTTTCTTGTCAAAGGATGGTAGAATTTTAGTTAATGAAATAGCACCACGACCTCACAACTCTGGTCATTATACAATTGAAGCCTGTGCTACAAGTCAGTTTGAACAGCATGTAAGGGCTGTATTAGGGCTTCCTTTGGGTAGCACTGAACTTCTTACACCTGCTGTTATGATAAATTTGCTTGGTGAGAAAGATTACTATGGAAAACCTATCTATGAAGGAATAGAGGAAGTTTTGAAGATTGAAGGAGTATACGTCCATATATATGGCAAATACGAAACATTCCCCTTTAGAAAGATGGGACATATTACTATAATAGACAAAAACATTGATAGTCTTCTTGACAAGGCTAGGTATGTTAAAGATATAGTTAGAGTAAGGGGTGTTAGGTATGAAGGTAGGAATAATAATGGGTAG
- the purE gene encoding 5-(carboxyamino)imidazole ribonucleotide mutase has translation MKVGIIMGSDSDLKVMSEAAKVLEEFGVEYEIRVVSAHRTPKKMYEYASTAEERGIEVIIAGAGGSAHLPGMTASITTVPVIGVPVRTENLNGLDSLLSIVQMPAGIPVATVAINNARNAGILAVQILSIKYPELKEKLKEFRNKMENDVNSKDNKLQSTGYARYFQE, from the coding sequence ATGAAGGTAGGAATAATAATGGGTAGTGATTCTGACTTGAAGGTAATGAGTGAGGCTGCGAAGGTGCTTGAAGAGTTTGGCGTTGAGTATGAAATAAGAGTAGTATCTGCGCATAGGACGCCGAAAAAGATGTATGAATACGCTTCTACTGCTGAGGAGAGGGGGATTGAGGTTATAATTGCTGGTGCTGGAGGTTCAGCACATCTACCAGGTATGACAGCTTCAATCACAACTGTTCCTGTAATTGGAGTTCCAGTGCGAACAGAGAATTTGAACGGTCTTGACTCGCTTCTTTCAATTGTTCAGATGCCCGCTGGAATACCTGTTGCTACCGTTGCGATAAATAACGCAAGAAACGCAGGTATCCTAGCAGTCCAGATATTATCCATCAAGTATCCAGAACTTAAGGAAAAGCTAAAAGAATTCAGGAATAAGATGGAGAATGATGTAAATTCAAAAGACAACAAATTACAATCAACAGGATATGCTAGGTATTTTCAAGAATAG
- a CDS encoding Rrf2 family transcriptional regulator has product MIRVSTRVLYGLRAIIYIGVNKDKWPISLNEVSVNQNIPLRYIEQIFIRFRKAGIVKSIRGVNGGYILRDNFEQISLLEIVETADSKISLAWCLAPSSKRKCPIVEDCVVAHIWSELGKNIREYLSRITLGELIEKAKDTNFIQMIQNMGVRQY; this is encoded by the coding sequence ATGATAAGGGTATCAACTAGGGTATTATATGGTCTCAGAGCCATAATATATATAGGTGTTAACAAGGACAAATGGCCTATTTCTCTTAATGAGGTATCAGTAAACCAAAACATACCACTAAGGTATATAGAGCAAATTTTTATTAGATTCAGGAAGGCGGGTATAGTTAAGAGTATCAGAGGGGTGAATGGAGGTTATATATTGAGAGACAATTTTGAACAAATATCACTACTTGAAATAGTTGAAACAGCAGATAGTAAGATAAGCCTTGCGTGGTGTCTTGCTCCTTCATCCAAAAGAAAATGTCCTATTGTGGAGGATTGTGTAGTTGCACATATATGGTCTGAACTAGGTAAGAATATAAGGGAATATCTTAGTAGAATAACTCTAGGTGAGTTAATAGAGAAAGCAAAGGATACGAATTTCATACAGATGATCCAGAATATGGGGGTCAGACAATATTAA
- the ndk gene encoding nucleoside-diphosphate kinase, whose translation MNRTLAIIKPDVVEKKKVGEVISILERHFEIVDMIMVRLSKEKAVEFYKEHIGKEFFDRLVRFMTSGPIVALVVEGENAVTRLRELVGDTDPKKSKPGTIRNTYGEELPRNAIHASDSEVSAIREINFFFPSR comes from the coding sequence ATGAACAGGACACTTGCGATAATAAAACCAGACGTTGTTGAGAAGAAGAAGGTTGGAGAAGTTATATCAATACTAGAAAGACATTTTGAGATAGTTGATATGATAATGGTCAGGTTAAGTAAAGAGAAAGCAGTCGAATTCTACAAAGAACATATTGGTAAAGAATTTTTTGATAGGCTTGTTAGATTTATGACATCGGGTCCTATAGTAGCACTAGTAGTTGAAGGTGAAAATGCAGTAACAAGGCTAAGAGAATTAGTAGGTGATACAGATCCTAAAAAATCAAAGCCGGGGACAATAAGAAACACATATGGAGAGGAACTACCTAGAAATGCTATACACGCATCCGACTCAGAAGTATCAGCAATCCGTGAGATAAACTTTTTCTTTCCATCTAGATAA
- the miaB gene encoding tRNA (N6-isopentenyl adenosine(37)-C2)-methylthiotransferase MiaB, which produces MKFFIETYGCQMNLSDSFEVKKILKDAGLVEADKEEDADVVVINTCSVRNTAEERVLGRLGYLKGLKSKKPDLKIYITGCMAQSWGKKLFEFAPHIDGVFGTYNRSKMISHILSRDSYVVDVRMDRYEFLPATVDYQYPFKAFVTVIHGCNHSCTYCIVPKTRGKEVSRPLNEIIEDIKRLVDEGVVEVMLLGQNINSYGRDIGTSFKELLTEVNKIEGIKRIRFLTSHPINFKEDLIDRISELEKVCRYFHLPVQSGSNRILKLMKRGYTYEYYVRMIEYIRNRMPDASISTDIIVGFPSETEEDFEMTLKLVEEVRFDFSYMFIFNPKVGTPAATMPDQVPEEVKVERIQRLIELQHKISRDSNLMDVGKEFEVLVEERGKYEGQLLGRTAYNKMVAFEGDTTLIGKFVNVRVDDLSGNTLIGSLVRNEVGITQ; this is translated from the coding sequence ATGAAATTCTTCATAGAGACATATGGTTGTCAGATGAATCTTTCCGACTCATTTGAGGTTAAGAAGATACTTAAGGATGCTGGACTTGTTGAAGCAGATAAGGAAGAGGATGCTGATGTTGTTGTAATAAACACCTGTAGTGTGAGAAACACAGCAGAAGAAAGAGTTTTAGGCAGGCTTGGATATCTCAAAGGATTAAAGTCAAAAAAACCTGATTTGAAAATATATATAACTGGATGCATGGCTCAAAGCTGGGGTAAGAAGCTGTTTGAGTTTGCTCCACATATAGATGGTGTCTTTGGAACATACAACCGTAGTAAAATGATAAGTCATATCTTAAGTAGGGATAGTTATGTAGTAGATGTAAGAATGGACAGATATGAGTTTCTTCCTGCTACAGTTGATTATCAGTATCCTTTCAAAGCATTTGTCACCGTGATACACGGATGTAATCACTCTTGTACTTACTGTATTGTTCCCAAAACTAGAGGGAAGGAAGTCAGCAGACCCCTGAATGAGATAATTGAGGATATAAAGAGGTTAGTTGATGAAGGTGTTGTAGAAGTAATGCTACTTGGACAAAACATAAATTCCTATGGAAGAGACATTGGAACAAGTTTTAAAGAGCTTCTTACTGAGGTCAATAAGATTGAAGGTATAAAGAGAATAAGATTTCTTACCTCACATCCTATTAACTTCAAAGAAGACCTGATTGATAGGATCTCTGAACTTGAGAAAGTTTGTAGATACTTTCATCTACCTGTCCAAAGTGGTTCTAACAGAATACTGAAACTTATGAAGCGAGGATATACTTATGAGTATTACGTTAGGATGATAGAATATATAAGAAATAGGATGCCTGACGCCTCTATATCTACTGACATAATTGTAGGTTTTCCCTCCGAGACAGAAGAAGACTTTGAAATGACCCTGAAACTAGTAGAAGAAGTTAGGTTTGATTTCTCGTATATGTTTATATTCAATCCGAAGGTTGGGACACCTGCTGCAACAATGCCGGATCAAGTCCCAGAAGAGGTTAAGGTTGAAAGGATCCAAAGACTGATAGAACTACAACACAAAATAAGTAGAGATAGTAATTTAATGGATGTTGGTAAGGAGTTTGAAGTTTTGGTTGAGGAAAGAGGTAAGTATGAAGGGCAGCTACTTGGCAGAACAGCTTACAACAAGATGGTCGCTTTTGAAGGAGATACTACCTTAATAGGCAAGTTCGTTAATGTTAGAGTTGATGACTTATCTGGCAACACTTTAATAGGCTCACTTGTTAGGAATGAAGTTGGTATTACTCAATAA
- a CDS encoding YifB family Mg chelatase-like AAA ATPase, with product MVNRVYSASLVGLNVSLVEVEVGIETKVPSFDIVGLPDATVKESKERVRSAIINSGFSFPMKRILINLAPAYVRKEGSILDLSIAVGILIGSEQINDIGLIDINNTLFVGELALDGEVKHTKGVLPVLLFAIENGFKNVFVPEANRNECSVVGDFLNIFPIRNLKEVVEFLSGNYTIVPVKGDDGFKKNGHFEVDFSDVKGQYAAKRAIEIAVSGGHNILMLGGPGGGKTMLARRIPTIMPEMSMKEVIETTKVYSIAGLLGEEGIVNERPFRSPHHTASDVSIIGGGRIPKPGEVSLAHNGVLFFDELQEFKSNVLQVMRQPLEEGFITISRAEGSVVFPANFVFVGAMNIAKDNTDSVYSSSDILRILNKISTPFIDRIDMHIEVPRVKFNEISDKSNSNYNSEYYRERVLKAIEIQKKRFSTLNLNITTNSKIPPTYIDEVCKVSDSSKKLLELVMSKFKISMRSYHKILKIARTIADIDGSEDIKDNHVAEAIQYRVLDKLVYA from the coding sequence ATGGTTAATAGAGTTTATTCTGCGTCTCTTGTTGGGCTAAATGTATCTTTGGTTGAAGTTGAGGTTGGTATTGAGACAAAAGTTCCTAGTTTTGACATAGTTGGCCTTCCTGATGCTACTGTAAAAGAGTCGAAGGAGAGGGTGAGGAGTGCTATAATAAATAGTGGTTTTTCTTTCCCAATGAAAAGGATACTAATAAACCTTGCACCTGCGTATGTAAGAAAGGAAGGTTCCATACTTGACCTTTCAATAGCAGTTGGAATACTCATAGGATCCGAGCAAATCAACGATATAGGGCTGATAGACATAAACAACACACTTTTCGTTGGTGAATTAGCGTTGGATGGTGAAGTTAAGCACACTAAAGGTGTTTTGCCAGTTTTACTCTTTGCCATTGAAAATGGTTTTAAAAATGTATTTGTTCCAGAGGCTAACAGAAATGAATGTAGTGTTGTTGGTGACTTTCTTAACATCTTTCCTATTAGGAATTTGAAAGAGGTTGTTGAATTTTTAAGTGGGAACTACACGATAGTTCCGGTGAAGGGGGATGATGGTTTTAAGAAGAATGGGCACTTTGAAGTGGATTTTTCTGATGTTAAGGGACAATACGCCGCAAAAAGGGCGATTGAGATTGCGGTTTCTGGTGGTCATAACATACTTATGCTTGGGGGACCTGGTGGTGGTAAAACGATGTTAGCAAGAAGGATACCAACAATTATGCCAGAGATGAGTATGAAGGAAGTTATTGAAACTACGAAGGTGTATAGCATAGCAGGGCTTCTAGGTGAAGAAGGGATTGTGAATGAGAGACCATTCAGGTCTCCGCACCATACCGCATCTGATGTCTCAATAATCGGAGGTGGAAGAATTCCAAAGCCGGGTGAAGTAAGTTTAGCACATAATGGTGTCCTGTTCTTTGATGAACTGCAAGAGTTTAAGTCAAACGTTCTCCAAGTTATGAGACAACCTCTTGAAGAGGGTTTCATCACAATATCTAGAGCAGAAGGAAGTGTAGTCTTTCCAGCAAACTTTGTGTTTGTAGGTGCGATGAATATAGCAAAGGATAACACTGACAGCGTATATTCATCTTCAGACATCTTAAGAATACTCAACAAAATAAGCACTCCATTCATAGACAGAATTGATATGCACATAGAAGTTCCAAGAGTAAAGTTTAACGAGATATCAGACAAGAGCAATAGTAACTACAACTCTGAATACTACCGTGAGAGAGTTCTAAAAGCAATAGAAATACAGAAAAAGAGATTTAGCACTCTCAACTTAAACATAACGACAAATTCAAAAATCCCTCCGACTTACATTGATGAGGTATGTAAAGTATCAGACTCGTCAAAAAAACTTCTGGAACTCGTTATGTCAAAATTCAAGATCAGTATGAGGTCATACCACAAGATACTTAAGATTGCAAGAACTATTGCTGATATTGATGGTAGTGAAGACATCAAAGATAATCATGTCGCAGAAGCAATACAGTATAGAGTTTTAGATAAGTTGGTTTATGCATAA
- the hslU gene encoding ATP-dependent protease ATPase subunit HslU: MDRLGLTPRELVEELSKYIIGQYEAKKAVAIALRNRNRRKSLPEGVKEDIIPKNILMIGPTGVGKTEIARRMALIINAPFVKVEATKFTEIGYIGRNVESMVRDLMNISYAIVKKEMISKNMDKYGKKTIEMIYKYLVKANPNLIELDKSEVVDQIKKGIYDDIVIEIELEELPKTDNVMTLEEMIETGNFGSLIEMQNPFEMLFGTKDKKRKKKVKVRDAKVILSSIESEKSLNPSDIAEEAKRRAEEEGIIFIDEIDKLITKGETIGPSVSREGVQRDLLPIVEGSTVNTKYGPIKTDHILFIAAGAFSKTKPSELIPELQGRFPVRVELQPLSKDDLKRILVEPKNALVKQYKLLLQTEGVEIMFDDSAIDRIAELAYEANQKLENIGARRLYTIMEKLLEDILFEAPDLKEKTVVIDVKTVNNKLSNIVANEDLAKYVL; encoded by the coding sequence ATGGACAGATTAGGGCTAACACCCAGAGAATTAGTTGAAGAATTGAGTAAATACATTATCGGTCAATATGAAGCGAAGAAAGCAGTTGCTATTGCTTTGAGAAACAGGAATAGGAGAAAAAGCCTTCCAGAAGGTGTTAAGGAGGACATTATACCGAAGAATATACTGATGATAGGCCCAACTGGTGTTGGTAAGACCGAGATTGCAAGACGAATGGCACTCATAATAAACGCTCCATTCGTAAAAGTTGAAGCAACCAAATTCACTGAAATAGGATATATAGGAAGGAATGTTGAGTCAATGGTTAGAGATCTGATGAATATTTCCTATGCTATAGTTAAGAAAGAGATGATTTCAAAGAATATGGATAAGTATGGTAAAAAAACTATTGAGATGATATACAAGTATCTAGTGAAAGCAAATCCTAATCTTATTGAACTTGACAAATCTGAAGTTGTAGATCAGATAAAGAAAGGTATATACGACGATATTGTGATTGAGATAGAACTTGAGGAATTGCCTAAAACTGATAATGTTATGACACTTGAGGAGATGATAGAAACAGGAAACTTCGGCTCATTGATTGAAATGCAAAATCCGTTTGAGATGCTCTTCGGAACTAAGGACAAGAAAAGGAAGAAAAAGGTTAAGGTAAGAGATGCAAAAGTAATACTTTCATCAATTGAGTCTGAAAAGTCTTTAAATCCATCTGACATAGCAGAGGAAGCTAAGAGAAGAGCAGAAGAAGAAGGTATTATATTTATTGATGAAATTGACAAACTGATCACCAAGGGAGAAACAATAGGTCCAAGTGTATCAAGAGAAGGGGTTCAGAGAGATCTTCTTCCCATAGTTGAAGGTTCAACTGTCAATACCAAGTATGGGCCTATAAAGACAGATCATATTCTTTTCATTGCAGCAGGAGCATTTTCAAAAACAAAACCATCTGAACTTATACCTGAACTTCAGGGTAGGTTCCCAGTCAGAGTTGAACTTCAACCTCTATCAAAAGACGACTTAAAAAGAATATTGGTAGAGCCTAAAAATGCGTTAGTCAAGCAATATAAACTCCTCCTCCAAACAGAAGGAGTAGAAATTATGTTTGATGATAGTGCTATTGATAGGATAGCAGAACTAGCTTACGAAGCAAATCAAAAACTTGAGAACATTGGAGCCCGCAGATTATACACCATAATGGAAAAATTGCTAGAAGATATACTATTTGAAGCCCCAGACCTAAAAGAAAAAACCGTTGTTATTGATGTAAAAACAGTAAATAATAAGTTGTCAAACATCGTAGCAAACGAAGATCTAGCAAAGTATGTCCTATAA